A DNA window from Streptomyces canus contains the following coding sequences:
- a CDS encoding FHA domain-containing protein FhaB/FipA encodes MSELTLTVMRLGFLAVLWLFVIVAVQVIRSDLFGTRVTQRGSRREAGRAQQAQRQAPPQQRQQPAAGGRQRRNAPTKLVVSEGTLTGTTVALQGQTITLGRAHDSTIVLDDDYASSRHARIYPDRDGQWIVEDLGSTNGTYLDRTRLTTPTPIPLGAAIRIGKTVIELRK; translated from the coding sequence ATGTCAGAGCTGACCCTCACGGTCATGCGGCTGGGTTTCCTGGCCGTACTGTGGCTGTTCGTGATCGTGGCCGTGCAGGTCATCCGCAGCGACCTGTTCGGTACGCGTGTCACCCAGCGCGGCTCGCGCCGGGAAGCCGGCCGGGCCCAGCAGGCCCAGCGGCAGGCGCCTCCGCAGCAGCGCCAGCAGCCGGCCGCAGGAGGCCGCCAGCGCCGTAACGCCCCCACCAAACTCGTCGTGTCCGAGGGCACCCTCACCGGTACCACGGTCGCGCTTCAAGGCCAGACCATCACGCTGGGCCGGGCGCACGACAGCACCATCGTGCTGGACGACGACTACGCCTCCAGCCGCCATGCCAGGATCTACCCGGACCGCGACGGCCAGTGGATCGTCGAGGACCTGGGCTCCACCAACGGCACGTATCTCGACCGAACGCGGCTGACGACCCCGACACCGATTCCGCTGGGCGCGGCGATCCGCATCGGCAAGACCGTCATCGAGCTGCGGAAGTAG
- the pknB gene encoding Stk1 family PASTA domain-containing Ser/Thr kinase: MEEPRRLGGRYELGQVLGRGGMAEVYLAMDTRLGRTVAVKTLRADLARDPSFQARFRREAQSAASLNHPAIVAVYDTGEDYIDGVSIPYIVMEYVDGSTLRELLHSGRKLLPERSLEMTIGILQALEYSHRSGIVHRDIKPANVMLTRNGQVKVMDFGIARAMGDSGMTMTQTSAVIGTAQYLSPEQAKGEQVDARSDLYSTGCLLYELLTVRPPFVGDSPVAVAYQHVREEAQPPSVFDPEITPEMDAIVLRALVKDPNYRYQSADEMRADIEACLDGQPVAATAAMGSVGYGGYPDDQPTTALRADAGATTMLPPMSPDDGGFGYDDRPDRRRQKKSNTSTILLVVAGILVLVGAILIGKWIFSGNGGAGNDQVAVPNVVNQSRADAEKQLGNVDLKVGEVTQKACENTAKGNICETTPTSGTKVDKNSAVNLVVSTGAPKVAVPSVLGQDVDTATETLESDKYGLVVKTKQEESTEKVGKVLKQNPELGAEVEKGSTITLTIAKAEEKSTVPDVIGRSCDDAKAQMQLNNLVGNCTDVETDDTNQIGKVIATSPTAGTPVDKNSTVNIQIGKAKDKTEVPDVRGQTVAQARQILNNAGFNKIQFANGSDPSDTALVAQQDPGGGNEVDDPGNTPITLATVSVGGGNNNGGNNGGGFLGGGNG; the protein is encoded by the coding sequence ATGGAAGAGCCGCGTCGCCTCGGCGGCCGGTACGAGCTGGGCCAGGTGCTCGGCCGTGGTGGCATGGCGGAGGTCTACCTCGCCATGGACACGCGCCTCGGCCGCACAGTGGCGGTGAAGACGCTGCGCGCGGACCTCGCGCGTGATCCGTCCTTCCAGGCCCGGTTCCGCCGGGAGGCCCAGTCGGCCGCCTCGCTCAACCATCCCGCGATCGTGGCGGTCTACGACACGGGCGAGGACTACATCGACGGGGTCTCGATCCCGTACATCGTCATGGAGTACGTCGACGGCTCCACGCTGCGCGAGTTGCTGCACTCCGGCCGCAAGCTGCTGCCGGAGCGCTCCCTGGAGATGACCATCGGGATCCTCCAGGCACTGGAGTACTCCCACCGCAGCGGCATCGTCCACCGGGACATCAAGCCGGCGAACGTGATGCTCACGCGCAACGGCCAGGTCAAGGTGATGGACTTCGGCATCGCCCGCGCCATGGGCGACTCCGGCATGACGATGACGCAGACCTCCGCGGTCATCGGCACCGCGCAGTACCTCTCGCCGGAGCAGGCCAAGGGCGAGCAGGTCGACGCGAGGTCGGACCTCTACTCCACCGGCTGTCTCCTCTACGAACTGCTGACGGTCCGTCCGCCCTTCGTGGGCGACTCCCCGGTGGCCGTCGCGTACCAGCACGTACGCGAGGAGGCGCAGCCCCCGTCAGTCTTCGACCCGGAGATCACGCCCGAGATGGACGCCATCGTCCTCAGGGCCCTGGTCAAGGACCCGAACTACCGCTACCAGTCGGCCGACGAGATGCGCGCCGACATCGAGGCCTGCCTCGACGGCCAGCCGGTCGCGGCCACCGCGGCGATGGGCTCGGTGGGCTACGGCGGCTACCCGGACGACCAGCCGACCACGGCCCTGCGCGCCGACGCGGGCGCCACCACGATGCTGCCGCCCATGAGCCCGGACGACGGCGGCTTCGGCTACGACGACCGCCCCGACCGGCGCCGCCAGAAGAAGTCGAACACCTCGACGATCCTTCTGGTGGTGGCGGGCATCCTGGTGCTCGTCGGCGCGATCCTGATCGGCAAGTGGATCTTCAGCGGCAACGGAGGCGCGGGCAACGACCAGGTGGCCGTGCCGAACGTCGTCAACCAGTCGCGGGCCGACGCCGAGAAACAGCTGGGCAACGTCGACCTGAAGGTCGGTGAGGTCACGCAGAAGGCGTGTGAGAACACGGCCAAGGGCAACATCTGCGAGACGACCCCGACGAGCGGCACCAAGGTCGACAAGAACTCCGCCGTCAACCTCGTGGTGTCCACCGGGGCGCCGAAGGTGGCCGTGCCCAGTGTCCTCGGCCAGGATGTCGACACGGCCACGGAGACCCTGGAGAGCGACAAGTACGGGCTCGTCGTCAAGACCAAGCAGGAGGAGTCCACCGAGAAGGTGGGCAAGGTGCTGAAGCAAAATCCGGAGCTGGGCGCGGAGGTGGAGAAGGGGTCCACCATCACCCTCACCATCGCCAAGGCCGAGGAGAAGTCCACGGTCCCGGACGTCATCGGCCGGTCCTGTGATGACGCCAAGGCACAGATGCAGCTGAACAACCTCGTGGGCAACTGCACCGACGTGGAGACCGACGACACCAACCAGATCGGCAAGGTCATCGCGACCTCGCCGACGGCCGGCACCCCGGTCGACAAGAACTCGACGGTCAACATCCAGATCGGCAAGGCGAAGGACAAGACCGAGGTCCCGGACGTCCGCGGCCAGACGGTCGCCCAGGCCAGGCAAATCCTCAACAACGCCGGCTTCAACAAAATCCAGTTCGCGAACGGCAGCGACCCGAGCGACACCGCGCTCGTGGCCCAGCAGGATCCGGGCGGGGGCAACGAGGTCGACGACCCGGGCAACACCCCGATCACCCTGGCCACCGTGAGCGTCGGCGGCGGCAACAACAACGGCGGCAACAACGGCGGGGGCTTCCTCGGAGGCGGGAACGGCTAG
- a CDS encoding FtsW/RodA/SpoVE family cell cycle protein: MSSSTSNTSTHHTSTIGAIGAPSRRNTELALLVFAVLIPVFAYANVGLAIDDQVPAGLLSYGLGLGLLAGVAHLVVRKFAPYADPLMLPLATLLNGLGLVAIWRLDQSKLLQQIGQAGGKATNQLIYTAMGIALFAVALIFLKDHRVLQRYTYISMVGALVLLLLPLVPGLGANITYGAKIWIKVGSFTIQPGEFAKIVLAIFFAGYLMVKRDALALASRRFMGLYLPRGRDLGPIIVVWMISILILVFETDLGTSLLFFGMFIIMLYVATERTSWIVFGLLMSAAGAVGVASFEPHVQTRVQAWLDPMHEYLLSRNGSNDGLVHSEQAMQALWAFGSGGTLGTGWGQGHSELIRFAANSDFILATFGEELGLAGLMAILLIYGLIVERGVRTALAARDPFGKLLAIGLSGAFALQVFVVAGGVMGLIPLTGMTMPFLAYGGSSVIANWALIGILIRISDTARRPAPAPAPSPDAEMTQVVRPS; this comes from the coding sequence ATGAGCAGCAGTACTTCGAACACGTCGACGCACCACACGTCCACGATCGGCGCGATCGGCGCCCCGAGCCGCCGCAACACCGAGCTGGCACTACTGGTGTTCGCCGTCCTCATCCCGGTCTTCGCCTACGCCAACGTGGGTCTGGCCATCGACGACCAGGTCCCGGCCGGGCTCCTGAGCTACGGCCTCGGCCTCGGCCTGCTGGCCGGCGTCGCCCATCTCGTCGTACGCAAGTTCGCGCCGTACGCGGACCCGCTGATGCTGCCGCTGGCCACCCTGCTCAACGGCCTCGGGCTCGTCGCGATCTGGCGCCTCGACCAGTCCAAGCTGCTGCAGCAGATCGGCCAGGCCGGCGGCAAGGCCACCAACCAGCTGATCTACACGGCGATGGGCATCGCCCTCTTCGCCGTCGCCCTGATCTTCCTCAAGGACCACCGGGTCCTGCAGCGCTACACCTACATCTCCATGGTCGGCGCGCTGGTCCTGCTGCTCCTCCCGCTGGTCCCGGGCCTCGGCGCCAACATCACCTACGGCGCCAAGATCTGGATCAAGGTCGGCAGCTTCACCATCCAGCCCGGAGAGTTCGCCAAGATCGTCCTGGCGATCTTCTTCGCCGGCTACCTCATGGTGAAACGGGACGCGCTGGCCCTCGCCAGCCGCCGCTTCATGGGCCTGTACCTGCCGCGCGGCCGTGACCTCGGCCCGATCATCGTCGTCTGGATGATCTCGATCCTCATCCTGGTGTTCGAGACCGACCTCGGTACGTCGCTGCTGTTCTTCGGAATGTTCATCATCATGCTGTACGTCGCCACCGAGCGGACCAGCTGGATCGTCTTCGGTCTGCTGATGTCCGCGGCCGGCGCGGTCGGTGTGGCCAGCTTCGAACCGCACGTCCAGACCCGTGTCCAGGCCTGGCTCGACCCGATGCACGAGTACCTGCTCAGCCGCAACGGCAGCAACGACGGCCTCGTCCACTCCGAGCAGGCCATGCAGGCCCTGTGGGCCTTCGGCTCCGGCGGCACCCTCGGCACCGGCTGGGGACAGGGCCACTCCGAGCTGATCCGCTTCGCCGCCAACTCCGACTTCATCCTCGCCACCTTCGGCGAGGAGCTGGGCCTGGCCGGCCTCATGGCGATCCTGCTGATCTACGGCCTGATCGTGGAGCGCGGCGTACGCACCGCCCTCGCCGCCCGCGACCCCTTCGGCAAGCTGCTCGCCATCGGCCTCTCCGGCGCCTTCGCGCTCCAGGTCTTCGTGGTCGCCGGCGGTGTGATGGGCCTGATCCCGCTGACCGGTATGACGATGCCCTTCCTGGCGTACGGCGGTTCCTCCGTCATCGCCAACTGGGCCCTGATCGGCATCCTGATCAGAATCAGCGACACCGCACGCCGCCCGGCGCCCGCCCCCGCCCCCAGCCCCGACGCCGAGATGACCCAGGTGGTCCGCCCGTCATGA
- a CDS encoding restriction endonuclease, translating to MINESALLESKTLRDGVLERTDVLDRVKALSLLPDGMHVTTAMVAAYFEVAVKTLESGVEDHREELASNGYQVLTGAPLALFKRASGIQSRSKALALFSRRAVLNVAMLLRDSEVARQVRVYLLDMEYLARAQPVDNSVHTDTVSLDDRIDQRITHILGKTVVPMFNALIETSGEHRKELIALRAGVQRIERRLHQHHTRLQRLEGVRDDRPAVGVMAAMDAMNGRTFEHHIAKLLRRDGCTNVVVQGGHGDRGVDIIGLTPDGRRLVVQCKRFAPYLNITSPDMQRFVGAAKVLHGAEVALFVATCPFTSEALNIAAETGITVVHRGLLEQWSAGEPLEVLE from the coding sequence GTGATCAACGAATCGGCACTGCTGGAATCGAAGACCCTGCGCGACGGCGTCCTGGAACGCACGGACGTACTCGACAGGGTCAAGGCACTGTCACTGCTGCCGGACGGGATGCACGTGACCACGGCGATGGTGGCGGCGTACTTCGAGGTCGCAGTCAAGACACTTGAGTCGGGCGTCGAGGATCACCGGGAAGAGCTGGCGTCCAACGGATACCAGGTCCTGACAGGTGCGCCACTGGCCCTCTTCAAGAGGGCCAGTGGGATCCAGTCGCGTTCCAAGGCGCTCGCTCTCTTCTCCCGCCGAGCCGTCCTCAACGTCGCCATGCTCCTCCGCGACAGCGAAGTCGCACGTCAGGTGCGTGTGTACCTCCTGGACATGGAGTACCTGGCCCGCGCCCAGCCTGTGGATAACTCTGTCCACACGGACACCGTCTCCCTCGACGACCGCATCGACCAACGCATCACCCACATCCTCGGCAAGACCGTCGTACCGATGTTCAACGCCCTGATCGAAACATCAGGCGAGCACCGTAAGGAACTGATCGCCCTGCGGGCAGGAGTCCAGCGCATCGAGCGACGCCTCCACCAGCACCACACCCGACTGCAGCGACTCGAAGGCGTACGAGACGACCGGCCCGCCGTCGGAGTCATGGCCGCCATGGACGCCATGAACGGCCGCACGTTCGAACACCACATCGCCAAGCTGCTGCGCCGGGACGGCTGCACCAACGTCGTCGTACAGGGCGGTCACGGAGACCGGGGCGTCGACATCATCGGACTCACGCCCGACGGCCGACGCCTTGTCGTCCAGTGCAAGAGGTTCGCGCCCTACCTCAACATCACCAGCCCCGACATGCAGAGGTTCGTCGGGGCTGCCAAGGTTCTCCACGGCGCGGAGGTGGCGCTGTTCGTGGCCACCTGCCCGTTCACCTCCGAGGCCCTGAACATCGCCGCCGAGACCGGGATCACCGTCGTACACCGTGGGCTGCTGGAGCAGTGGAGCGCCGGGGAACCGCTGGAAGTCCTGGAGTAG
- a CDS encoding peptidoglycan D,D-transpeptidase FtsI family protein — protein sequence MNKPLRRIAIFCGLLVLALLIRDNWLQYVKADTLREDPDNRRVLIARYATPRGDIIVDGKAITGHAETTSGDFKYKRTYKDGAMWAPVTGFVSQSYGATQLEALEDGILTGNDDRLFFRNTLDMLTGKPKEGGNVVTTLSAAAQKAAYNGLKKQGGKGAVAAIEPSTGKILALASYPSYDPSTIAGGSDSDAEAWKKIDKKNNPDDPSLNRALREVYPPGSTFKVVTAAAALENGLYKSADEQTDSPLPWTMPGTTTQLKNEGNIPCENATLRVALQYSCNTVFGKVGSDLGNDKMLEEAKKFGFTEEQFTPVRSSASVFSDDMAPSEVALSSIGQFNTAATPLQMAMVASAVANNGTLMKPYMVDSLQAPNLDTLEKTEPEKMSEPLSAENAQILQSMMVTVVEKGTGTTAKIQGVTVGGKTGTAQHGENNSKNPYAWFISYAKVGDSAPVAVAVVVQDDNAVRENISGSGLAAPIAKSVMEAVIDSKK from the coding sequence ATGAACAAGCCCCTGCGCCGGATCGCGATCTTCTGCGGCCTCCTGGTCCTGGCCCTGCTCATCCGCGACAACTGGCTCCAGTACGTCAAGGCCGACACCCTCAGGGAGGACCCGGACAACCGCCGGGTGCTGATCGCGCGGTACGCGACGCCCCGCGGCGACATCATCGTCGACGGCAAGGCCATCACCGGTCACGCGGAGACGACGTCGGGCGACTTCAAGTACAAGCGCACCTACAAGGACGGCGCCATGTGGGCGCCGGTCACGGGCTTCGTCTCGCAGTCCTACGGCGCCACTCAGCTGGAGGCCCTCGAGGACGGCATACTCACCGGCAACGACGACCGGCTCTTCTTCCGCAACACCCTCGACATGCTCACCGGCAAGCCGAAGGAGGGCGGCAACGTCGTCACCACCCTGAGCGCCGCCGCGCAGAAGGCCGCCTACAACGGTCTGAAGAAGCAGGGCGGCAAGGGCGCGGTCGCCGCCATCGAGCCCTCCACCGGCAAGATCCTGGCGCTGGCCTCCTACCCGTCGTACGACCCCTCCACGATCGCCGGCGGCAGCGACTCCGACGCCGAGGCCTGGAAGAAGATCGACAAGAAGAACAACCCCGACGACCCGTCGCTCAACCGGGCGCTGCGCGAGGTCTACCCGCCCGGCTCCACCTTCAAGGTCGTCACCGCGGCCGCCGCCCTCGAGAACGGCCTGTACAAGTCGGCCGACGAGCAGACCGACTCCCCGCTGCCGTGGACCATGCCCGGTACCACGACCCAGCTGAAGAACGAGGGCAACATCCCCTGCGAGAACGCCACCCTGCGCGTGGCGCTCCAGTACTCCTGCAACACCGTCTTCGGCAAGGTCGGCTCCGACCTCGGCAACGACAAGATGCTCGAAGAGGCCAAGAAGTTCGGCTTCACGGAGGAGCAGTTCACGCCGGTCCGCTCCAGCGCCTCCGTCTTCTCCGACGACATGGCGCCCTCCGAGGTCGCGCTCTCCTCGATCGGCCAGTTCAACACCGCCGCGACCCCGCTCCAGATGGCCATGGTCGCCTCGGCCGTCGCCAACAACGGCACCCTGATGAAGCCGTACATGGTCGACTCCCTCCAGGCCCCGAACCTGGACACCCTGGAGAAGACCGAGCCGGAGAAGATGAGCGAGCCGCTGTCGGCGGAGAACGCGCAGATCCTCCAGTCGATGATGGTGACGGTCGTCGAAAAGGGCACCGGCACGACGGCGAAGATCCAGGGCGTCACCGTGGGCGGCAAGACCGGTACCGCCCAGCACGGCGAGAACAACAGCAAGAACCCGTACGCCTGGTTCATCTCGTACGCCAAGGTCGGCGACAGCGCGCCGGTCGCCGTGGCCGTGGTCGTCCAGGACGACAACGCGGTCCGCGAGAACATCTCCGGCAGCGGTCTCGCCGCCCCCATCGCCAAGAGCGTCATGGAGGCGGTCATCGACTCCAAGAAGTGA
- a CDS encoding Stp1/IreP family PP2C-type Ser/Thr phosphatase, which produces MYPEPTGEVRMSLSLRFAAGSHKGMIREGNEDSGYAGPRLLAIADGMGGAAAGEVASSEAISTIVALDDDVPGSDVLTSLGVAVQRANDQLRSMVEEDPQLEGMGTTLTALLWTGQRLGLVHVGDSRAYLLRDGVLTQITQDHTWVQRLVDEGRITEEEATTHPQRSLLMRALGSGEHVEPDLSIREVRAGDRYLICSDGLSGVVSHQTLEDTLASYQGPQETVQELIQLALRGGGPDNITVIVADVLDLDTGDTLAGQLSDTPVVVGAVAENQHQLHDNGIMQTPAGRASGLGRQGHGQDGGEYGRPGVSDTTGYIPAGSFGDYSDDDFVKPRKGRKWLKRSFYSVLALAVIGGGLYGGWRWTQTQYYVGVNDEHVALYRGISQDLAWVSLSKVSKDHPEIELKYLPPYQQKSVEGTIAEGDLKTAQKKIDELGVQASACKKQAKAQAKESEKNSKTGEGQAGGTTGTTQSSLTSKATPTPTSTTSPSPNASASPTAPTPTPGPTLSDEEKQVVGNCGTQ; this is translated from the coding sequence ATGTACCCGGAGCCGACGGGCGAGGTGCGCATGAGTCTGTCACTGCGCTTCGCCGCCGGATCGCACAAAGGCATGATCCGGGAGGGCAACGAGGACTCCGGATACGCCGGGCCCCGCCTGCTCGCCATCGCCGACGGCATGGGCGGCGCCGCCGCCGGCGAGGTCGCCTCCTCCGAGGCCATCTCCACCATCGTCGCCCTCGACGACGACGTGCCCGGCTCCGACGTCCTCACCTCGCTCGGCGTGGCCGTCCAGCGCGCCAACGACCAGCTGCGCTCCATGGTCGAGGAGGACCCCCAGCTCGAAGGCATGGGGACCACGCTGACCGCTCTGCTGTGGACGGGCCAGCGGCTCGGCCTCGTGCACGTCGGCGACTCGCGCGCGTACCTGCTGCGCGACGGAGTGCTCACGCAGATCACACAGGACCACACCTGGGTGCAGCGCCTGGTCGACGAAGGCCGCATCACCGAGGAAGAGGCCACCACCCACCCCCAACGCTCCCTGCTGATGCGGGCGTTGGGCAGCGGCGAACACGTCGAGCCCGACCTCTCCATCCGTGAGGTCCGCGCCGGCGACCGCTACCTGATCTGCTCCGACGGTCTGTCCGGCGTCGTCTCCCACCAGACGCTCGAGGACACCCTCGCCAGCTACCAGGGCCCCCAGGAGACCGTGCAGGAGCTCATCCAGCTGGCACTGCGGGGCGGTGGCCCCGACAACATCACGGTCATCGTCGCGGACGTCCTCGACCTGGACACCGGGGACACCCTCGCCGGGCAGCTCTCCGACACCCCGGTCGTGGTCGGCGCGGTCGCCGAGAACCAGCACCAGCTGCACGACAACGGCATCATGCAGACCCCCGCGGGCCGCGCCTCCGGGCTCGGCCGCCAGGGCCACGGACAGGACGGCGGCGAGTACGGCCGGCCAGGGGTCAGCGACACCACCGGCTACATCCCCGCAGGCAGCTTCGGCGACTACTCCGACGACGACTTCGTCAAGCCCCGCAAGGGCCGTAAGTGGCTGAAGAGATCGTTCTACTCGGTCCTCGCGCTCGCCGTCATCGGCGGTGGCCTCTACGGCGGCTGGCGCTGGACGCAGACCCAGTACTACGTCGGCGTCAACGACGAGCACGTGGCGCTGTACCGCGGCATCAGCCAGGACCTGGCGTGGGTCTCGCTCTCGAAGGTGTCCAAGGACCACCCCGAGATCGAACTCAAGTACCTGCCGCCGTACCAGCAGAAGTCGGTCGAGGGCACCATCGCCGAGGGCGACCTGAAGACGGCCCAGAAGAAGATCGACGAACTGGGCGTCCAGGCCTCCGCGTGCAAGAAGCAGGCCAAGGCGCAGGCCAAGGAGAGCGAGAAGAACTCCAAGACGGGCGAGGGCCAGGCCGGCGGCACCACGGGAACCACTCAGTCCTCCCTGACGTCCAAGGCCACACCGACCCCGACGAGCACGACCTCCCCGTCCCCGAACGCTTCCGCATCCCCGACCGCGCCCACGCCCACCCCCGGCCCCACCCTCTCGGACGAGGAGAAGCAGGTCGTCGGGAACTGCGGTACGCAGTAG